One region of Marivirga arenosa genomic DNA includes:
- a CDS encoding acetate--CoA ligase family protein, producing the protein MPFDNKFFDQLFNPKSIAVIGASTHTDKVGYALLKNLLNGGFTGKIYPVNPNTNSILGLKAYSSVEQINNNVDLAIIAVDAVRVPDILNQAYKKGIKTFIIITAGFKESTSIGAKVLEEKLVEVVYAHELFVIGPNCLGVINTQPTINMNATFARVAPKKGNIAFVSQSGAIGIHALEYAARQDIGFSKFVTIGNKTAINENDLLNYLIDDEETKVILLYLESFSDGIRFKEIIQSKNQQQLKPIIILKSGRTESGIKAALSHTGALTGEDNIVSQFLDDCGVLRVDSIEELFTTALLIANQPKPKGNKLLVLTNAGGLGIMAMDATKDTSLVAIKLMKPEQDILQKELPNAASTANPVDILGDAGAERYSHTLKTLLDINSFDLLLMICTPQFMTNRAQILNSILDLVAKARKNQITLAAVFPSINEELFTIFDAYDLPNYEFPEQAINAFSNYVRFANYKFEDPLVQKTKLINRKYNHLKKLFDKAKHHNQEYLNEVESYSILKEYGVTLAPHYVTKHIGEAISLADKIGYPVVAKIIAKGVLHKFDQGGVILNINTKTELIEAYNRLYESFNSKRVEGVLIQSQIKKGIEFIIGSKFHEGFGHFIMFGLGGTYVEILKDIKLAMSPLTKVKAYELIESIRAKEIMEGYRGIKPINKEALVNLLLKVSNIVNDFPEIESLDLNPVFALENDAIVADARIILKKQVIKK; encoded by the coding sequence ATGCCATTTGATAATAAATTTTTTGATCAATTATTTAATCCAAAATCTATTGCAGTTATTGGGGCATCAACTCATACCGATAAAGTAGGCTATGCTTTACTAAAAAATTTACTTAATGGAGGGTTTACTGGGAAAATTTATCCTGTAAACCCAAATACAAACTCAATTTTAGGGTTGAAAGCTTATTCAAGTGTAGAGCAAATAAATAATAATGTTGATTTAGCTATTATTGCAGTTGATGCCGTAAGGGTTCCAGATATACTAAATCAAGCTTACAAAAAAGGAATCAAAACCTTTATAATCATTACTGCTGGCTTTAAGGAAAGTACATCAATTGGAGCTAAAGTATTAGAAGAAAAATTAGTTGAAGTAGTTTACGCTCACGAATTATTTGTAATTGGTCCGAATTGCTTGGGAGTTATCAATACTCAACCAACTATTAATATGAATGCAACCTTTGCTCGTGTTGCTCCTAAGAAAGGCAACATAGCTTTTGTTTCGCAAAGTGGTGCCATTGGTATACATGCTTTGGAATATGCAGCGAGGCAAGATATTGGATTCAGTAAATTTGTAACAATTGGTAATAAAACAGCTATAAATGAAAATGATCTATTGAATTATTTAATTGATGATGAAGAAACTAAAGTGATATTGTTATATCTAGAAAGTTTTTCAGATGGTATTAGATTTAAGGAGATAATTCAATCAAAAAATCAACAGCAGTTAAAACCCATTATTATATTAAAATCAGGAAGAACTGAAAGTGGTATTAAAGCAGCACTTTCCCATACAGGCGCATTAACTGGCGAAGATAATATTGTTAGTCAGTTTCTTGATGATTGTGGTGTACTTAGAGTAGATTCCATTGAAGAATTATTTACAACTGCTTTGCTTATTGCGAATCAACCCAAGCCAAAAGGTAATAAATTATTAGTATTGACTAATGCAGGTGGATTAGGAATTATGGCAATGGATGCCACTAAGGATACAAGCTTAGTGGCTATAAAATTAATGAAACCTGAGCAAGACATTCTTCAAAAAGAGTTACCTAATGCAGCCTCAACTGCTAATCCCGTAGATATATTAGGAGATGCAGGGGCAGAACGGTATAGTCATACATTAAAGACCCTTCTTGATATAAATAGCTTTGATTTGTTGTTGATGATTTGTACTCCTCAATTTATGACGAATAGAGCCCAAATTTTGAATTCAATACTAGATTTGGTAGCTAAAGCTAGAAAAAATCAAATTACACTTGCCGCTGTGTTTCCTTCTATCAATGAAGAATTGTTCACTATTTTTGATGCCTATGATTTACCCAACTATGAATTTCCAGAACAAGCCATAAATGCCTTTTCTAATTATGTAAGATTTGCTAATTATAAGTTCGAGGACCCACTAGTTCAAAAAACAAAGTTAATTAACAGAAAATATAATCATCTAAAAAAATTATTCGATAAAGCTAAGCACCATAATCAAGAATACTTGAATGAAGTTGAAAGTTATAGTATACTCAAAGAATATGGGGTTACCTTGGCCCCTCATTATGTGACCAAGCATATTGGTGAAGCCATTTCTTTAGCGGATAAAATTGGGTATCCAGTGGTTGCTAAAATCATAGCCAAAGGTGTTCTCCACAAATTTGATCAAGGAGGTGTAATCCTTAATATTAATACTAAAACTGAATTGATTGAAGCCTATAATCGCTTATATGAGAGCTTTAATTCTAAAAGGGTTGAAGGGGTACTGATACAATCACAAATTAAAAAAGGAATTGAATTTATTATTGGTAGTAAATTTCATGAAGGTTTTGGCCATTTTATAATGTTTGGTTTAGGTGGAACCTATGTTGAAATATTAAAGGATATTAAATTAGCAATGTCACCACTCACAAAAGTTAAAGCTTACGAGTTAATAGAATCAATAAGAGCTAAGGAAATAATGGAAGGCTATCGTGGTATTAAACCTATTAATAAAGAAGCGCTTGTTAATCTACTTTTAAAAGTCTCCAATATAGTTAATGATTTTCCAGAGATTGAATCCTTAGATTTAAACCCGGTATTTGCTCTTGAGAATGACGCCATTGTAGCAGATGCTCGCATCATATTGAAAAAACAAGTTATTAAAAAATGA